One window of the Brevinematales bacterium genome contains the following:
- the rplL gene encoding 50S ribosomal protein L7/L12 — translation MASKLSVEDLVEAISNMTVMELVELRKALEDKFGVSAAMPVVAAGIAPAAQSTASAEPEEKTNFDIFIKEVGDAKLQVIKVVKDITGLSLKDAKDIVESNGQKPVKQGVPKDEAEKIKKAIEEAGAVVELK, via the coding sequence ATGGCTAGTAAGTTATCTGTTGAAGATTTGGTTGAAGCTATATCAAACATGACTGTAATGGAACTCGTTGAGCTCAGGAAAGCACTAGAAGATAAATTTGGAGTTAGTGCTGCTATGCCTGTTGTTGCTGCTGGGATTGCACCAGCTGCTCAATCTACTGCCAGCGCAGAACCAGAAGAGAAAACTAACTTTGATATATTTATCAAGGAAGTTGGTGATGCTAAATTACAAGTTATCAAAGTTGTCAAAGATATAACAGGTCTAAGCTTAAAGGATGCTAAAGATATTGTTGAGAGTAATGGACAAAAACCAGTAAAACAAGGTGTACCAAAAGATGAGGCAGAGAAGATAAAGAAAGCAATCGAAGAAGCAGGAGCAGTTGTTGAGCTTAAGTAA
- the rplA gene encoding 50S ribosomal protein L1 produces MMSRSKRYSQNVTLVDKEKFYSLDEALDLVFKTANAKFDESIDVAIKTGLKQGQSVRGSVSLPHGTGKQVKVLVFAKGDKAKEAKESGADYVGAEDLIEKILKEQWVDYDVVIATPDIMKEVSKLGPILGRKKLMPNPKVGTVTFDIAKAVQEFKKGKLEFRTDKTGNIHVSVGKKSMGKDKIKDNILSLIREVNRYRPSDYKGEFIKNVSISSTMGPGVKLNRTQVIQEANKISV; encoded by the coding sequence ATTATGTCTAGGAGTAAGAGATATTCTCAAAATGTTACCTTGGTTGATAAAGAAAAGTTTTATAGTCTTGATGAAGCTCTTGATTTAGTATTTAAGACAGCAAATGCTAAGTTTGATGAAAGTATAGATGTTGCCATAAAGACAGGTCTTAAGCAAGGTCAATCTGTGAGAGGTAGCGTTTCTTTGCCTCATGGAACTGGTAAGCAGGTTAAAGTGTTGGTCTTTGCTAAGGGTGATAAAGCTAAAGAGGCTAAGGAATCTGGAGCTGACTATGTTGGTGCAGAAGATCTTATAGAAAAAATACTAAAAGAGCAATGGGTAGATTATGATGTTGTTATAGCAACTCCAGATATAATGAAAGAAGTTTCCAAGTTAGGGCCTATACTTGGTAGGAAAAAACTTATGCCAAACCCTAAAGTTGGTACTGTAACTTTTGATATTGCTAAAGCGGTTCAAGAGTTTAAGAAAGGTAAACTTGAATTTAGAACTGATAAGACAGGGAATATTCATGTTTCTGTTGGTAAGAAAAGTATGGGTAAAGATAAAATTAAGGATAATATTCTATCTCTAATTAGAGAGGTTAATAGATATAGGCCATCTGATTATAAAGGCGAGTTTATAAAAAATGTAAGTATTTCTTCGACTATGGGGCCTGGAGTTAAGTTAAACAGGACGCAGGTTATACAAGAGGCTAATAAGATATCTGTTTAG
- the rplJ gene encoding 50S ribosomal protein L10 produces MPSKRNLELYAEIKDLNSKYGSNLIFVDFTGMNVESITNFRREIKKRSGYYKVVKNTVAYKFFKNDMGIDIPLVGVNGIVFADDVAFFDILKYIVKLEKDNPVKVKSSLFEKMFYSREQTIELSKLPSKNELIGYVVGAVSGGVSSFVYTLNNIVQSFVFVLKAIEDKKK; encoded by the coding sequence ATGCCTAGTAAAAGAAATTTAGAGTTGTATGCTGAAATAAAAGATCTTAATTCAAAATATGGTAGTAATCTTATATTCGTTGATTTTACGGGAATGAATGTTGAGAGTATAACTAATTTTAGGAGAGAGATAAAGAAGAGAAGTGGTTATTATAAGGTTGTGAAGAACACAGTAGCTTATAAGTTTTTCAAAAATGATATGGGTATAGATATTCCCCTTGTAGGGGTTAATGGTATTGTGTTTGCTGATGATGTGGCTTTTTTTGACATTCTTAAGTATATCGTTAAGTTAGAAAAAGATAATCCTGTAAAGGTGAAGAGTTCTCTCTTTGAAAAGATGTTTTACAGTAGAGAGCAAACGATAGAGCTTTCTAAGTTGCCATCTAAGAATGAACTAATAGGTTATGTTGTAGGTGCTGTAAGTGGAGGGGTCTCTTCGTTTGTCTATACGTTAAATAACATAGTTCAGAGTTTTGTTTTTGTCCTCAAGGCTATTGAGGATAAAAAGAAATAG